The Bacillus sp. Y1 genome includes the window ATGGGGTGCTTTATACATTTGTTAAATGATTGTTTTCTTTAGGAACTAATAACTTAATGAGAAACACACATATAAGACATTATGTGTGTTCTTTTTTATATCAACTTGGTTAGCCTAGGGACCTTGTTTTATTCTAATAACAGAATTAAACAAATTGTATTTGTGGCGAAAATGTTAATGAACAAAAACAAACAAAGGTATATTATCTGTATTTGTGTTGAATATATATAGACTGGGGAGTAAGATAAAGGTATAGGAAATGAAAGGGAAAGGATAATTGAAAACCCTTTCTCATTTTAAAAACGTTTGTGAAATAGTGAACAAATGTTGGAGGAGGAACAAAAGATGAGCAATGCACGTGTGTATTATGTACCAAGCACCAACCTAATGGGCAGAGGCTGTTTAAAAGAACTGCCAGCACTTGTAAAAGAACTCGGACAAAAAAAGGCATTAGTTGTAACGGATAAGTTCTTGAATCAATCCGGTTTAGCAGGAAAAGTTCTTGCGGAACTAGATACGATTGATCTAGAATACGTCATCTTTGATGATGTCAAACCAAATCCTACGGTCCAAAATGTGTATGAAGGGTTTGAGGTATTTAAGGAAAATGCTTGTGACTTCATCGTATCAATTGGTGGAGGATCTCCTCAGGATGCTGCAAAGGCAATTGGACTTTATGTAACCAATGGAGGAGATTTACGAGACTATGAAGGTGTTGGAAAAACAAAGAATAAATCGGTACCGATTGTTGCTGTCAACACGACAGCTGGTACATCTAGTGAATTTACCATTAACTACGTGATTACAGATACGGAACGAGAAGTGAAAATGGTTATGGTAGATAAAAACAGCTTAGTGACCATCTCTGTAAATGACCCGGAACTTATGGTTGATAAACCAGCAGATTTGACCGCTGCAACAGGTGTGGATGCACTCACCCATGCAATTGAAGCGATCGTGACTCCAGGAGCGTTCCCTGTTACAGATGCAACCGCATTAGCTGCTGTTGAAATCATCTTTAACTACTTGCCTCGTGCTGTAAAAGATGGTCATGATATTGAAGCT containing:
- a CDS encoding iron-containing alcohol dehydrogenase; the protein is MSNARVYYVPSTNLMGRGCLKELPALVKELGQKKALVVTDKFLNQSGLAGKVLAELDTIDLEYVIFDDVKPNPTVQNVYEGFEVFKENACDFIVSIGGGSPQDAAKAIGLYVTNGGDLRDYEGVGKTKNKSVPIVAVNTTAGTSSEFTINYVITDTEREVKMVMVDKNSLVTISVNDPELMVDKPADLTAATGVDALTHAIEAIVTPGAFPVTDATALAAVEIIFNYLPRAVKDGHDIEAREQMTYVMFLAGIAFNNAGLGFVHAMAHQLGGVYDLPHGVCNAMLLPIVERENAKRDPKKFRLIAKAAGIQVEGKTDEQCADEVIEAIKALCKEVGIPSTLAELGVTDVDLDKLATNALADACAPGNPFQPTKEEVIEMFKEIASPVVMS